A segment of the Corylus avellana chromosome ca2, CavTom2PMs-1.0 genome:
ACTTTGAGTTCCGGTTACATTTCAGATCAAACCCTTGAAACTCCCAGTTGTGAGaaaggttagggtttttttattcATCTATTTCTGATTTCATTTTGCCCTTTTTTCTATTCAAGAAAATGActtagagaaagagaaaattcaagaaaatgtaGATTTGaggtgttttggatttttttttttcagtgcaAACTGTAGAGACTGAAACCAGCGAATCAGGCATTGACAAAGGtttgtcttttctttcattttgctctcattgtgagatatttatgggataaaaatgtggtaaatagcattactctttttcttttgatgtttcttttcctcttctttttttattttttattttttattttttttattattattatttttctgattAACAATGCATCAAAATTGGCGTTTCAGATTTCCAGTCTTCTTTTTATGTTAAGCAAAAAAGGTCATTTACTCAATGTTTTTGTTTAAaccctctgtttggttgctggcAATATGGAAATGAAAATTTCGCCAATTTGTTGTGCTAAATAAAAGTTGAGGGACGATCACTTGTTAACATTCGATATTTTCTAatctttttcaatattttttcacCAACTATAGATGTAGCAGTCAGTTTACTTGCATAATATAATGTATGTATCATATGATACTGAGGGCTTTGAATTTTTGCTTCAGAACAAATTGAGGGGAATTCCAGTTTCACAGATGAAAATAGCTTGTCAAATGGAATCCAAGAAATTTCTCCAGACCAGGGGCAGACCCTTCCTATATTgcagaaaatcattgatttgaGCACCAAAGTGCAGGTAACTTTGGTGAATTATGTAACAGTTTTGGTTgatgaaaaaatttgaagatctattagaaaacattttattattattattattattattttgtactAGTTACCAACACCTGGCCATATGTATTATTTCTTAGttaaaagttgatatttttccCATAGTTTCTTGGCTACCAAACGTAGGCCTTTACTTGAGAAGAAgacatttttttggttggtttatCACTGGCTTCTGTTCTCTTCATGTTTCAGAATCTCAAAAAAGAGCACACCATCTTGTCTGATCAAGTGAAGCTCACAACAAATTCCTTCCCGGGCTCTGCAGTTTTGAACACTCTTCAGCTTCTCAGTGAGCCTCCAATATGATTGTTGAAATCTTTGCTCCTCCCTTTTTCTTCATCCAATTGTAATTGGTTATGTTGCTGCTTTTTGTGGTATATCAGGTACTGAATATGAACTTTTAAAGAAGAAGTATCTTTATGAGTCATCTGAACGTAAGAGCCTTTACAACGAAGTAATTGAGCTTAAAGGCAATATCAGGGTCTTCTGCAGATGTAGACCTTTAAACCAAATTGAAATTACAAATGGGTCTACTTCTGTAGTCGAATTTGACTCATCTCAAGATAATGAGCTGCAGGTCGTTTGCTCTGATTCTTCAAAAAAGCAATTTAAGTTTGACCATGTCTTTAGGCCGGAGGACAACCAAGGTACCTTGGAAATCATGACTGTTTCTGTCCCTGCAAAGAATTTACAATTGCTGATCTTGTTACTCGACAGATCAATTGATCGATTTTAATTGTTTAAGTCTTTAATTCTGGGTTTTGATAATATGCAGAAGCTGTTTTCGCTCAAACTAAGCCTATTGTAACTTCGGTGTTGGATGGGTATAACGTCTGCATATTTGCCTATGGACAAACTGGAACAGGGAAGACGTTTACAATGGAGGGAACACCTGAAAATAGGGGAGTTAACTACAGGACTCTAGGGGAGTTGTTTCGAATTTCTCAAGAGAGAGTTGGCGTTATGAGATATGAATTGTTTGTTAGCATGTTGGAGGTTTACAATGAAAAGATACGGGACCTATTGGTTGAAAACTCCAACCAACCTGCAAAGAAGTGAGTTCTTCTCAGCTTTATAATTCTTTACTGACTAGACTCTGCAGCCCTGAACAGGTTATAAATGTTTACATTATGTGGATGAAGGTTAGAGATAAAGCAAGCAGCAGAGGGAACACAGGAAGTCCCAGGACTTGTTGAAGCTCGTGTTTATGGTACTGAGGATGTTTGGGAACTGATGAAGTCTGGAGGCCGAGCCAGATCTGTTGGATCCACCAATGCTAATGAGCTCAGCAGTCGTTCTCACTGGTATAGCTTTTGTACTGTTATCTTCATTTcctgtttcttcttttctatctgttaaacaatttttaaaaaatgaaaatttttaataaaagctaaTTATCTACAAAGCTAGTGCACTTCTTTGAATTGTCGAACCAGATGAATATTTAAATGTAATTCAGATGCTATGACAATGCAATCAGTGTGTGAGATATTATGAGATTTCCAATATATTCCTTGTATTGTagtaatgataaaaaaattctttttctatAGCTTGTTACGAGTAACAGTTAAGGGGGAAAATCTAATAAATGGACACTGCGCAAAAAGTCACCTTTGGCTGGTAGACTTGGCTGGTAGTGAGCGTGTGGGGAGGATTGAAGTGGAAGGCGAAAGATTGAAGGAATCTCAGTTCATTAATAAATCTCTCTCAGCACTTGGTGACGTTATTTCTGCCCTTGCATCGAAAACAGCTCACATTCCTTACaggcatctctctctctctctctctcacacatttatcaatcttttgttttacttatgATGTCTCATTCTTTTGTTCAAACTCAGGAACTCCAAGCTCACTCATATGCTGCAGAGCTCTCTAGGTTAGGAATTTTCCAACTGTCATAGTATTTTAGTTAATTGGAAGTTGATCCTCTGTGGTTGGCTTTGCTGCTAATCCTGTGGTCCTGGAATCGCCAGGATTAGCTGCAGAATctccaataaaatattaatagtCTTATTAAGAATTGTAATgggtttctattttctctcttgcTCAACATCCATACCAACTATGTCTTGAATTGTAGGAGGAGATTGCAAAACCCTGATGTTTGTCCAGATCGGCCCAAGTGCAGCTGATCTAGGAGAAACTCTTTGTTCACTGAATTTTGCCAGTCGAGTCCGTGGAGTTGAGAGTGGCCCTGCTCGGAAACAGGTGGACGTTAACGAGCTTTTCAAGTACAAGCAAATGGTATGTTTTAATAAGTCAAGTTTTGAAAAAGTTAAATTTCTTTATAGTTTCAAATTGCTGCAACTAAGATATTTGAAATAACAGGCAGAAAAGCTCAAGCATGAGGAGAAGGAAACAAAGAAATTACAGGATAACTTGCAGTCCTTGCAGTTAAGGCTTTCTGCCAGAGAACATATCTGCAGAAATCTTCAAGAGAAGGTAACTATTTTGCTATAATTGTCACTTCTCTAACTTCCTGATTTGACATAAAACACCCAACAATATCTGGCTTCTTTCTTGTTGAATCTTGACTGGTTAAAAAACTGGGTTTTCTACAGGTTCGAGACCTTGAGAACCAATTGGCAGAGGAAAGGAAAACCAGACTGAAACAGGAAGCCAGAACTTCGGCTCAGCCCTCAGTAATGTCATCTTTTAAACAGGCAGCACAGAAACCTACAACAGAGAGGAAGCCACCATTGGTTCCTACAAAGATGAGGTTGCCACTGCGAAGAATTAATAGTTTCCTGCCCCCACCATCTCCcaaaccaccccaa
Coding sequences within it:
- the LOC132172495 gene encoding kinesin-like protein KIN-14S, with the protein product MEDRTVEMFSEKIDCFSPNCDLKPSSHSPSVQTLEDSTSHSDQTLETPSCEKVQTVETETSESGIDKEQIEGNSSFTDENSLSNGIQEISPDQGQTLPILQKIIDLSTKVQNLKKEHTILSDQVKLTTNSFPGSAVLNTLQLLSTEYELLKKKYLYESSERKSLYNEVIELKGNIRVFCRCRPLNQIEITNGSTSVVEFDSSQDNELQVVCSDSSKKQFKFDHVFRPEDNQEAVFAQTKPIVTSVLDGYNVCIFAYGQTGTGKTFTMEGTPENRGVNYRTLGELFRISQERVGVMRYELFVSMLEVYNEKIRDLLVENSNQPAKKLEIKQAAEGTQEVPGLVEARVYGTEDVWELMKSGGRARSVGSTNANELSSRSHCLLRVTVKGENLINGHCAKSHLWLVDLAGSERVGRIEVEGERLKESQFINKSLSALGDVISALASKTAHIPYRNSKLTHMLQSSLGGDCKTLMFVQIGPSAADLGETLCSLNFASRVRGVESGPARKQVDVNELFKYKQMAEKLKHEEKETKKLQDNLQSLQLRLSAREHICRNLQEKVRDLENQLAEERKTRLKQEARTSAQPSVMSSFKQAAQKPTTERKPPLVPTKMRLPLRRINSFLPPPSPKPPQKNGTTTSIISAAGKENIPKTTMVPINTKSLMKPRRFSVAVRPPPPPSTTTTQVFQPRRRVSIATLRPESNSYMTTPLHTSSSRFKNGSAMGRQSFVKDPRKARYSRLFSPLPESRRAPETTPTAMRSSSKFMGSPPSWKSKHTTVVALQRKSLVWSPLKLRGYNRKPSMLPSRPPTEMQ